In Enterobacter sp. 638, a single window of DNA contains:
- a CDS encoding EAL domain-containing protein, with translation MKILAFLKKNKDRWWALPLILPVALLPVFSFASTYTQLSGGLVALYYMPLAFLLATMLFFGLAAVPGIILALFLRYYPTAGWFETIAITCHFIVPLILSWGGYRVFAPRRSMVAYGDDRLMAQRIFWQVICPSTLFLLLFQFAVYLGIYATRQSMVGINPMSIRTLINYQGLLVGGLTGVPLSYLLIRVIRHPRYLKGLISQIRLQIDKKVSVAEFVIWGAVLVGLLSLLLIPINENSSIFSTNYTLSLLMPLMLWGSMRFGYKLMSLIWTPVLMVSIHYFYRYIPLYQGYDIQLAITSSSYLVFSFVVIYMAMLATRQRVIMLRASRLAFLDPVVHMPNLRALSRALTQSPWSALCMLRIPELEVLGRNYGVLLRIQYKQKLAAWINGTLQHNECVYQLSGYDLAVRLNTESHSARIEALDEHIKQFRFIWDGMPLQPQVGVSYCCVRSPVNHLYLLLGELSIIADLSLSTNHPESLQQRGAAHLQRNLKDKVAMMNRLQAALEGNQFVLMAQRVQAVRGDHYHEILLRMPNENGTLLSPDTFLPVAQEFGLSSRVDLWVLERTLQFMATHRERLPGKRFAINLSPSTVCRSQFPLEVNRLLKKYAIEAWQLIFEITESSGFGNAVLAGQIVKQLQMMGCRIAIDDFGTGYASYARLKSVDADILKIDGSFIRNIADNSLDYQIVASICHLARMKKMLVVAEYVESEAIHSAVTALGIDYLQGYLMGKPEPLEGLIETQTSFSDV, from the coding sequence ATGAAAATTCTGGCATTCCTCAAGAAAAACAAAGACCGCTGGTGGGCACTTCCTCTCATTTTGCCGGTTGCTTTACTTCCTGTATTTAGTTTCGCCAGTACGTATACGCAATTAAGCGGCGGCCTGGTTGCGCTCTATTATATGCCCCTGGCATTTTTACTCGCCACGATGCTATTTTTTGGCCTCGCGGCAGTGCCCGGTATTATTCTGGCTCTGTTTCTCCGCTACTACCCTACCGCTGGCTGGTTCGAAACGATCGCTATCACCTGTCATTTTATCGTTCCGCTGATCCTCAGTTGGGGGGGATATCGCGTGTTTGCCCCGCGTCGCAGCATGGTGGCATATGGTGACGACAGGCTCATGGCGCAGCGTATCTTCTGGCAGGTGATCTGTCCGTCGACCCTCTTTTTACTGCTGTTCCAGTTTGCGGTCTATTTGGGTATCTACGCGACTCGCCAAAGCATGGTCGGTATAAATCCAATGAGCATCCGCACCTTGATTAATTATCAGGGCCTGCTGGTGGGAGGGCTCACGGGAGTGCCGTTAAGCTATCTGTTGATTCGTGTGATTCGGCATCCTCGTTATCTGAAAGGGCTGATTTCGCAGATCCGACTACAGATTGACAAAAAAGTGAGCGTGGCTGAATTTGTCATCTGGGGCGCAGTGCTGGTTGGGCTGCTGTCCCTGCTGCTCATACCCATCAATGAAAACAGCTCGATATTCAGCACCAACTACACGCTGTCATTGCTGATGCCTTTGATGCTGTGGGGTTCCATGCGTTTTGGCTACAAACTGATGTCGTTGATCTGGACGCCCGTTCTGATGGTTTCCATTCATTATTTTTACCGCTACATCCCGCTGTATCAGGGTTACGACATCCAACTGGCGATCACCTCGTCAAGCTATCTGGTTTTCTCCTTCGTGGTGATCTATATGGCCATGCTGGCGACTCGTCAGCGCGTCATCATGCTACGCGCCAGCCGACTGGCGTTTCTCGATCCGGTCGTCCATATGCCCAACCTGCGTGCATTGTCGCGCGCGCTGACTCAATCACCGTGGTCAGCACTGTGCATGCTCCGGATCCCCGAGCTGGAAGTGCTAGGGCGCAATTACGGCGTGCTGCTGCGGATCCAGTACAAGCAAAAGCTCGCCGCGTGGATTAACGGTACGCTCCAGCACAATGAGTGCGTCTATCAATTGTCGGGATACGATTTGGCGGTACGACTTAACACCGAATCGCATTCTGCGCGAATCGAGGCGCTGGATGAACACATCAAGCAGTTTCGGTTTATCTGGGATGGCATGCCGCTGCAGCCGCAGGTTGGCGTGAGCTATTGCTGCGTGCGCTCCCCTGTAAACCATCTTTATTTGCTGCTGGGTGAGCTGAGCATCATTGCGGATTTATCATTATCCACCAATCATCCTGAGAGCTTACAGCAGCGCGGGGCAGCGCATCTGCAACGGAACCTGAAAGATAAAGTGGCGATGATGAATCGCCTGCAAGCGGCGCTTGAAGGAAACCAATTTGTGCTGATGGCGCAGCGTGTACAGGCCGTTCGCGGCGATCATTACCATGAAATTTTGCTGCGCATGCCGAATGAAAATGGCACGTTACTTTCACCGGACACCTTCCTCCCCGTTGCGCAGGAATTTGGTTTATCGTCGCGCGTGGATTTATGGGTGCTCGAACGCACTCTGCAGTTTATGGCGACACATCGCGAAAGGCTGCCGGGCAAGCGTTTTGCCATCAATTTATCGCCCTCGACGGTATGCCGCTCGCAATTTCCCCTTGAGGTGAATCGGTTACTCAAGAAATACGCGATTGAGGCCTGGCAGTTGATCTTCGAAATCACCGAAAGCAGCGGTTTTGGCAATGCCGTTTTGGCCGGCCAGATCGTCAAACAGCTTCAGATGATGGGCTGTCGAATCGCTATCGACGATTTTGGTACGGGATACGCCAGCTATGCGCGGCTGAAAAGCGTCGACGCAGATATTCTGAAAATTGATGGCAGTTTTATTCGCAATATCGCCGACAACAGTCTCGATTATCAAATCGTTGCCTCTATATGCCATCTGGCGCGGATGAAGAAAATGCTGGTCGTGGCGGAATACGTGGAAAGCGAAGCGATACACAGCGCCGTCACGGCGTTAGGTATTGACTATTTGCAGGGCTATTTGATGGGTAAACCTGAACCGCTTGAAGGGCTTATCGAGACTCAGACGTCTTTTTCAGACGTCTGA
- the guaB gene encoding IMP dehydrogenase: MLRIAKEALTFDDVLLVPAHSTVLPNTADLSTQLTKTIRLNIPMLSAAMDTVTEARLAIALAQEGGIGFIHKNMSIERQAEEVRRVKKHESGIVTDPQSVLPTTTLAEVKALTERNGFAGYPVVTEDYELVGIITGRDVRFVTDLSQPVSVYMTPKERLVTVREGETRDVVLAKMHEKRVEKALVVDDSFHLRGMITVKDFQKAERKPNACKDEHGRLRVGAAVGAGAGNEERVDALVAAGVDVLLIDSSHGHSEGVLQRIRETRAKYPDLQIIGGNVATGAGARALAEAGCSAVKVGIGPGSICTTRIVTGVGVPQITAVSDAVEALEGTGIPVIADGGIRFSGDIAKAIAAGASVVMVGSMLAGTEESPGEIELFQGRSYKSYRGMGSLGAMSKGSSDRYFQTDNAADKLVPEGIEGRVAYKGHLKEIIHQQMGGLRSCMGLTGCGTIDLLRTKAEFVRISGAGIQESHVHDVTITKESPNYRLGS, translated from the coding sequence ATGCTACGTATTGCCAAAGAAGCACTGACGTTTGACGACGTCCTCCTCGTTCCCGCTCATTCTACCGTTCTGCCGAATACTGCCGATCTCAGCACGCAGTTGACGAAAACCATTCGCCTGAACATTCCTATGCTCTCTGCGGCAATGGACACCGTGACTGAAGCGCGCCTGGCGATCGCCCTGGCACAGGAAGGCGGCATCGGCTTTATTCACAAAAACATGTCTATTGAGCGCCAGGCTGAAGAAGTTCGCCGCGTGAAAAAACATGAATCCGGTATTGTCACCGACCCACAGAGCGTTCTGCCAACCACCACGCTGGCGGAAGTCAAAGCGCTGACTGAACGTAACGGTTTTGCGGGCTATCCGGTTGTTACCGAAGATTACGAACTGGTGGGTATCATCACTGGCCGTGACGTGCGTTTCGTGACTGACCTGTCTCAACCCGTCAGTGTTTATATGACGCCAAAAGAGCGTCTGGTTACCGTGCGTGAAGGCGAAACGCGCGATGTCGTGCTGGCCAAAATGCACGAAAAACGCGTTGAGAAAGCGCTGGTTGTTGACGACAGCTTCCATCTTCGCGGCATGATCACCGTGAAAGACTTCCAGAAAGCAGAACGTAAACCAAACGCCTGTAAAGACGAGCATGGCCGTCTGCGCGTTGGTGCTGCGGTTGGCGCAGGTGCGGGCAACGAAGAGCGTGTTGACGCGCTGGTTGCCGCAGGCGTTGATGTTCTGCTGATTGACTCCTCACATGGCCATTCCGAAGGCGTTCTGCAACGTATTCGCGAAACCCGCGCTAAATATCCTGACCTACAAATCATCGGCGGCAACGTGGCCACGGGTGCTGGCGCGCGTGCTCTGGCAGAAGCCGGCTGCAGCGCAGTTAAAGTCGGTATCGGTCCTGGCTCCATTTGTACGACCCGTATCGTTACCGGCGTAGGTGTACCGCAGATCACAGCGGTATCCGACGCTGTCGAAGCGCTGGAAGGTACCGGTATTCCGGTTATCGCTGATGGCGGTATTCGTTTCTCCGGGGACATCGCAAAAGCCATTGCGGCTGGCGCAAGCGTGGTGATGGTGGGCTCTATGCTGGCGGGTACTGAAGAATCTCCTGGCGAAATCGAACTGTTCCAGGGCCGTTCTTATAAGTCTTACCGCGGGATGGGTTCTCTGGGCGCGATGTCCAAAGGGTCTTCCGACCGCTACTTCCAGACCGATAACGCTGCTGACAAATTAGTGCCAGAAGGTATCGAAGGTCGCGTGGCGTATAAAGGCCATCTGAAAGAGATTATTCACCAGCAGATGGGCGGCCTGCGTTCCTGTATGGGTCTGACCGGCTGTGGTACCATCGATCTGCTGCGTACTAAAGCGGAATTCGTACGTATCAGCGGTGCGGGCATCCAGGAAAGTCACGTTCACGACGTCACGATCACTAAAGAGTCCCCGAACTACCGTTTAGGCTCCTGA
- a CDS encoding glycoside hydrolase family 43 protein: protein MSLIQNPILPGFNADPSIIRVEDTYYIANSTFEWFPGVRLHESKDLEHWNLLPSPLSTTTLLDMKGNPSSGGIWAPALSYADGKFWLVYTDVKITEGAFKDMTNYLTTATDIRGPWSDPIKLNGVGFDASLFHDDDGRKYIVQQTWDHREYHHPFDGITLTELDAQTLKLKPETARTLYRGTAVALVEGPHLYKLNGYYYLFAAQGGTVFTHQEVVARSKTLDANSFETQPGDVFLTNVDTPDSYIQKQGHGSLVSTPKGEWYYASLCARPWNRPGESVYDPRGWSTLGRETSIQKVYWDKEGWPRIDGGHGGKTFVEGPTDAIYTESAKDHSQYDEFKAPTLDLNWNTLRVPFTEKMGTTGDGKLTLIGQGSLANTHDLSLIARRWQAFYFDAHVKVKFNPFNYQQMAGLTNYYNDRHWSFVFITWNEINGAVIEVGDNNRGKYTSHLKDEAIKIPEGTEYVWFRTKVRKESYTYEYSFNGITFTEIPVKLDSAVLSDDYVLQSYGGFFTGAFVGLAVVDYSGYAASAEFYNFEYQELGDALVENGTYSWEASESRVY, encoded by the coding sequence ATGTCGCTTATTCAAAACCCTATCTTACCTGGATTTAATGCGGACCCGAGTATTATCCGTGTTGAGGACACCTACTATATTGCAAACTCTACATTTGAGTGGTTCCCAGGTGTTCGTTTACATGAATCAAAAGATCTTGAACACTGGAATCTTCTCCCAAGCCCGCTGTCGACTACCACGCTTTTAGATATGAAAGGTAATCCTTCATCCGGTGGGATTTGGGCTCCGGCTCTCTCTTATGCTGATGGCAAATTCTGGCTGGTTTATACGGATGTGAAAATCACAGAAGGCGCTTTTAAAGACATGACAAACTATCTGACCACCGCGACAGATATTCGTGGTCCATGGTCCGATCCGATTAAACTTAATGGTGTGGGTTTTGATGCGTCACTGTTCCATGACGACGATGGTCGTAAATATATCGTTCAGCAAACCTGGGATCACAGAGAATATCATCATCCCTTTGATGGAATTACGTTAACTGAACTTGATGCGCAGACTCTGAAATTAAAACCTGAAACAGCGCGTACTCTTTATCGAGGCACAGCCGTTGCACTCGTTGAAGGGCCACATCTCTACAAACTGAACGGATATTATTATCTCTTTGCTGCTCAGGGGGGAACAGTATTTACCCACCAGGAGGTTGTGGCACGTTCCAAAACGTTAGATGCCAATAGTTTTGAGACACAGCCGGGGGACGTATTCTTAACGAATGTCGATACGCCTGACAGTTACATTCAGAAGCAAGGGCATGGCTCCTTGGTTTCAACCCCTAAAGGTGAATGGTATTATGCCTCGCTCTGCGCGCGCCCGTGGAACCGTCCTGGTGAGTCAGTTTACGATCCTCGTGGCTGGTCAACCCTTGGCAGAGAAACATCTATCCAAAAAGTGTACTGGGATAAAGAGGGCTGGCCGCGTATCGATGGCGGTCACGGTGGCAAAACATTTGTCGAAGGCCCAACCGATGCCATTTACACCGAAAGCGCAAAAGATCATAGCCAGTACGATGAATTTAAAGCGCCGACACTTGATCTTAACTGGAATACACTCCGTGTCCCGTTCACCGAAAAAATGGGTACAACTGGCGACGGGAAGCTGACGTTAATTGGCCAGGGTTCTTTGGCGAATACACATGACCTTTCGCTTATTGCCCGACGCTGGCAAGCCTTTTATTTTGATGCGCACGTTAAAGTAAAATTTAATCCCTTTAACTATCAACAAATGGCAGGGTTAACGAATTATTATAACGATCGCCACTGGAGTTTTGTTTTCATTACCTGGAATGAAATTAATGGCGCTGTTATCGAAGTCGGCGACAATAATCGCGGGAAATATACGTCACATCTTAAAGATGAAGCAATCAAGATCCCAGAAGGTACGGAATATGTTTGGTTCCGCACGAAAGTTCGCAAGGAAAGTTATACATATGAATATAGCTTTAATGGGATCACATTCACTGAAATCCCTGTCAAATTAGATTCCGCCGTGCTTTCAGATGATTATGTGCTGCAAAGCTATGGCGGATTCTTTACCGGCGCATTCGTTGGCCTGGCCGTGGTGGACTACTCGGGTTACGCCGCCAGCGCAGAGTTTTACAATTTCGAATATCAGGAGTTGGGCGATGCGTTAGTTGAAAACGGCACTTACAGTTGGGAGGCATCTGAATCACGTGTTTATTAA
- a CDS encoding LysR family transcriptional regulator: MTTLNLGNLATFRLVIQRGSFSAAADALGLSQPAVSLQIRQLEQFLQTRLVERTGRGVKATAAGLVLLKHSDRIEHVVDEAICSVRSLSDEISGEVTIGTGATACIHLLPRLLQQLRQDHPLLGVGVTTGNTLDIVRAVEENRLDIGLVTLPASGRSLDVMPILDEEFVCIIAREQGESLGQLTPSVLHTLPLIAFESGSGTRALIDGWFQASAFSVTPVMQLGSIEAIKRMVRAGLGFSIVPRMAVQHAADREGLTVGSLDPILHRQLGIVMRQDKILSKGIAEVIRLLRQEASGL, from the coding sequence ATGACGACGCTGAATCTGGGTAATCTGGCTACCTTCCGACTGGTTATCCAGCGCGGCAGTTTTTCTGCTGCTGCGGATGCGCTTGGCCTTTCTCAACCTGCGGTAAGTTTGCAGATTCGCCAGCTTGAACAGTTTCTCCAGACGCGTTTAGTTGAACGCACCGGGCGCGGCGTCAAAGCCACGGCCGCAGGCCTGGTATTGTTGAAACATAGTGACCGCATTGAACACGTGGTCGATGAGGCGATTTGTTCGGTGAGATCGTTGAGTGACGAGATAAGCGGCGAAGTGACAATAGGGACGGGCGCAACGGCATGCATTCATCTTTTGCCACGACTATTACAGCAGCTGCGGCAGGATCACCCGCTGCTAGGCGTGGGCGTGACCACGGGTAATACGCTTGATATTGTGCGAGCCGTCGAAGAAAACCGCCTGGATATCGGCCTTGTAACCCTTCCGGCAAGCGGTCGTTCGCTGGATGTTATGCCGATTCTTGATGAGGAGTTTGTCTGTATTATTGCGCGCGAGCAGGGTGAAAGCCTGGGGCAGCTCACCCCATCTGTTTTGCATACGCTACCGCTGATTGCGTTTGAATCCGGGAGCGGAACGCGGGCACTCATCGACGGTTGGTTCCAGGCGAGTGCTTTTTCTGTCACGCCAGTGATGCAGCTAGGCAGTATAGAAGCCATCAAACGGATGGTGAGAGCAGGGCTGGGATTCAGTATTGTCCCGAGAATGGCGGTTCAGCATGCAGCGGATCGCGAAGGTTTGACCGTCGGTTCACTGGATCCCATTCTGCATCGGCAGTTAGGTATCGTGATGCGGCAGGACAAAATTCTCAGTAAAGGAATTGCTGAAGTGATCCGGTTGCTGCGTCAGGAGGCTAGCGGTTTGTAG
- a CDS encoding MFS transporter translates to MQHRHDEYHKLTRSERIGYGMGDFAQNLVFGTIGGFLALHMLTVNTISTATAGFIFLFVRIINVLWDPMVGTYVDKRSSPAGKYRPWLLRAGVPLVILSALLFAPIPGIRGSVPFAFIVYLALDLVYSVVNIPYGSLNASLTRDPESIDKLTSTRMMLANSANLLVYTLFPMFVQMASPKDRSLKDTGFFGLKLNMGNYTDPSANYAWFGVYSIYMVLGAIALFICYKFTKERVVATAEQTANVKTTDLFLELKNNRPLIILGLFFMLAFTFMFFMNTVNGFFNQYVVNHSEWMGAIGLVASIPGILFPIFWSRLKKIFGKKGFFHLFLGMFIVGQLLTYVWSRAGMHDELWLAYIATFIKQWGLSSATGFMWALVPEVIAYGELKSGKRNAAIINAIMGLFFKIGFTIGGAIPLWLLAAYGFNETGANQSANAIDGIIITAVWIPIVLAAISMIVIQIYPISDENVTDINRQLDEIRV, encoded by the coding sequence TTGCAACACCGGCATGATGAATATCATAAATTAACCCGCAGCGAGCGGATTGGTTATGGGATGGGTGACTTTGCTCAAAACCTTGTGTTCGGTACAATAGGTGGGTTTCTGGCTCTTCATATGTTGACTGTCAATACCATCAGTACAGCAACAGCAGGGTTTATATTTCTTTTTGTTCGAATCATAAATGTTTTATGGGACCCGATGGTCGGGACCTATGTGGATAAACGAAGTTCGCCAGCGGGGAAATATCGCCCCTGGCTTTTAAGGGCTGGCGTTCCACTTGTTATTCTGTCTGCTTTACTGTTTGCACCTATCCCAGGTATCCGAGGTTCAGTTCCATTTGCATTTATCGTTTATCTGGCACTGGATTTGGTTTATTCCGTTGTGAACATTCCTTATGGTTCTCTCAATGCCTCTCTGACAAGAGATCCGGAATCTATTGATAAACTGACCAGCACACGCATGATGCTGGCTAATAGTGCCAATCTGCTTGTCTATACGTTATTCCCCATGTTTGTACAAATGGCTTCACCAAAAGATCGAAGCCTCAAGGATACGGGTTTCTTTGGTCTCAAGCTCAATATGGGGAATTACACCGACCCCTCAGCGAATTATGCCTGGTTTGGCGTTTATTCGATATATATGGTGTTAGGCGCGATTGCGCTTTTCATCTGCTATAAATTTACCAAAGAACGTGTCGTAGCGACTGCAGAACAAACGGCCAACGTTAAAACGACAGATCTGTTCCTTGAACTCAAAAATAACCGACCTCTCATCATTCTCGGGTTATTTTTCATGTTAGCCTTCACGTTCATGTTTTTCATGAATACCGTTAATGGATTTTTCAATCAATACGTTGTTAACCATTCTGAATGGATGGGGGCTATCGGTCTTGTTGCCTCAATCCCGGGCATTTTATTCCCTATTTTTTGGTCAAGACTTAAGAAAATTTTTGGTAAAAAAGGCTTCTTCCATCTCTTCCTCGGCATGTTTATTGTGGGGCAGTTGTTGACTTACGTTTGGTCACGCGCAGGTATGCATGATGAACTTTGGCTTGCTTATATCGCAACATTTATTAAACAGTGGGGCTTAAGTTCGGCTACAGGTTTCATGTGGGCACTTGTCCCTGAAGTGATTGCTTACGGTGAGTTAAAATCGGGTAAGCGAAATGCCGCGATCATTAATGCGATTATGGGACTTTTCTTCAAAATTGGTTTTACTATTGGTGGCGCGATTCCACTTTGGTTACTCGCTGCTTATGGCTTTAACGAAACGGGCGCGAATCAAAGCGCAAATGCGATCGATGGAATAATTATCACCGCAGTTTGGATACCCATCGTTCTAGCCGCTATTTCGATGATTGTCATTCAAATCTATCCAATCTCTGACGAAAATGTCACAGACATCAACCGTCAGCTTGATGAGATACGGGTATAG
- the guaA gene encoding glutamine-hydrolyzing GMP synthase: protein MTENIHKHRILILDFGSQYTQLVARRVRELGVYCELWAWDVTEAQIREFNPSGIILSGGPESTTEDNSPRAPQYVFEAGVPVFGVCYGMQTMAMQLGGHVEASNEREFGYAQVEVLTDSALVRGIEDSLTADGKPLLDVWMSHGDKVTAIPSDFVTVASTETCPFAIMANEEKRFYGVQFHPEVTHTRQGMRMLDRFVRDICQCEALWTPAKIIDDAIARIRQQVGDDKVILGLSGGVDSSVTAMLLHRAIGKNLTCVFVDNGLLRLNEAEQVMDMFGDHFGLNIVHVEGEERFLTALAGENDPEAKRKIIGRVFVEVFDEQALRLEDVKWLAQGTIYPDVIESAASATGKAHVIKSHHNVGGLPKEMKMGLVEPLRELFKDEVRKIGLELGLPYDMLYRHPFPGPGLGVRVLGEVKKEYCDLLRRADAIFIEELHKADLYNKVSQAFTVFLPVRSVGVMGDGRKYDWVVSLRAVETIDFMTAHWAHLPYDFLGRVSNRIINEVNGISRVVYDISGKPPATIEWE from the coding sequence ATGACGGAAAACATTCATAAACATCGCATTCTTATCCTGGACTTCGGCTCCCAATACACGCAGCTTGTTGCTCGTCGCGTGCGTGAACTTGGCGTTTATTGTGAACTGTGGGCATGGGATGTCACGGAAGCACAGATCCGTGAATTTAACCCAAGCGGCATTATTCTTTCTGGTGGTCCGGAAAGTACCACTGAAGACAACAGCCCACGCGCGCCGCAGTATGTATTTGAAGCAGGCGTTCCTGTATTTGGCGTGTGTTACGGCATGCAGACGATGGCGATGCAGTTGGGCGGCCATGTTGAAGCCTCTAACGAGCGCGAATTTGGTTACGCGCAGGTCGAAGTGTTGACCGACAGCGCGCTGGTGCGTGGCATTGAAGATTCCCTGACCGCAGACGGTAAACCGCTGCTGGACGTGTGGATGAGCCACGGCGATAAAGTGACAGCCATTCCGTCAGACTTCGTGACCGTTGCCAGCACCGAAACCTGTCCGTTTGCCATTATGGCCAACGAAGAAAAACGCTTCTACGGCGTGCAGTTCCACCCGGAAGTGACCCATACCCGCCAGGGCATGCGCATGCTGGATCGTTTTGTTCGCGATATCTGCCAGTGCGAAGCCCTGTGGACACCAGCGAAAATCATCGACGACGCCATTGCGCGTATCCGCCAGCAGGTTGGCGACGATAAAGTGATCCTCGGTCTGTCCGGTGGCGTTGACTCCTCCGTAACTGCCATGCTGCTGCACCGTGCTATCGGTAAAAATCTGACCTGTGTATTCGTCGATAATGGCCTGTTACGCCTGAACGAAGCCGAGCAGGTGATGGATATGTTTGGTGACCACTTCGGCCTGAACATCGTTCACGTCGAAGGTGAAGAGCGTTTCCTGACCGCACTGGCGGGCGAGAACGATCCGGAAGCAAAACGTAAAATTATCGGCCGCGTGTTTGTTGAAGTCTTCGACGAGCAAGCGCTGCGTCTGGAAGATGTGAAGTGGTTGGCACAGGGTACGATTTACCCTGATGTGATCGAGTCTGCTGCCTCTGCTACCGGCAAGGCACACGTCATCAAATCTCACCACAACGTGGGCGGCCTGCCGAAAGAGATGAAGATGGGTCTGGTTGAGCCGCTGCGTGAGCTGTTCAAAGACGAAGTGCGTAAGATTGGCCTTGAGCTGGGTCTTCCATACGACATGCTGTACCGTCACCCGTTCCCGGGACCAGGTCTTGGCGTGCGTGTGCTGGGCGAAGTGAAGAAAGAGTACTGCGACCTGCTGCGTCGTGCTGATGCTATCTTCATCGAAGAACTGCACAAAGCCGATCTGTACAATAAAGTGAGCCAGGCATTCACCGTGTTCCTGCCGGTTCGTTCCGTCGGCGTGATGGGCGATGGCCGCAAATACGACTGGGTTGTCTCCCTGCGTGCGGTAGAAACCATCGACTTCATGACGGCACACTGGGCGCACCTGCCGTATGATTTCTTAGGCCGCGTGTCTAACCGCATCATCAACGAAGTGAACGGTATTTCCCGTGTCGTGTACGACATCAGCGGTAAACCGCCAGCGACGATTGAGTGGGAATGA
- a CDS encoding YfgG family protein produces the protein MSQATRMHKRHRFNTRMTRIILLISFLFFFGRFVYSSIGAWYHHQDKIHSQQVTQPLDTTNR, from the coding sequence GTGAGTCAGGCAACGCGTATGCACAAACGACATCGATTTAACACTCGAATGACCCGCATTATATTGCTGATAAGCTTTCTGTTTTTCTTTGGTCGCTTCGTTTATTCCTCCATTGGTGCCTGGTATCACCATCAGGACAAAATCCATTCTCAGCAGGTCACTCAGCCACTGGATACTACAAACCGCTAG
- a CDS encoding MFS transporter, producing the protein MKTPAAPRLLSLAAGSNQLINWGISFYMPGTFARTIATDTGWSSPQIYLGLTLAMLVMAAVSPFVARLLTHFGGQRVVMCGTLLISVSCLIMAESHSLAGWYCAWLLAGVGMRLSLYDALFASLVNLYGQNARRMISRVTLAGGLASAVFWPLGAALLTLMSWREALLIYALFGLVSAALIRVLPNQTLAVRTLPKNPVATRPHDRLNAWLYAAFIALITFVSNGTSTHLPEFIANAGLPVAIGMLWGIGQTGARLLDVMAGAKLTPTQLMLITALAMPLCFLLGISSSVYIESAAGFVLGYGAINGLVTIVKATLPLELFAPEDYAQRTGVLLIPAQLMAAISPFAYAGLNKALGVIGSMWVSWGLTLIIGGLAAGIAVKQKQQSLPSRAESTAP; encoded by the coding sequence ATGAAAACGCCAGCCGCCCCCCGCCTGCTTTCGCTTGCCGCCGGAAGCAACCAACTTATCAACTGGGGAATTTCGTTTTATATGCCGGGGACATTCGCTCGCACTATTGCGACCGATACGGGCTGGTCGTCGCCACAGATCTATCTGGGCTTAACGCTTGCCATGCTGGTGATGGCCGCTGTTTCACCGTTTGTGGCCCGATTGCTGACCCATTTTGGCGGGCAGAGAGTGGTGATGTGCGGCACGCTACTCATTTCTGTTAGCTGCCTGATAATGGCTGAATCACACTCTCTGGCGGGCTGGTATTGCGCCTGGCTGCTGGCGGGAGTCGGTATGCGTCTGTCTTTGTACGACGCGCTGTTTGCATCGCTTGTGAATCTTTACGGGCAAAATGCGCGACGGATGATTTCTCGTGTCACTCTGGCTGGCGGACTCGCTTCTGCCGTTTTTTGGCCGCTCGGTGCAGCGTTACTGACATTGATGAGCTGGCGAGAAGCGCTGCTGATTTATGCTCTTTTCGGGCTAGTGAGCGCGGCGTTGATTCGCGTGCTGCCCAATCAGACACTTGCAGTAAGAACTTTACCTAAAAATCCTGTCGCCACACGACCTCACGATCGCCTGAACGCCTGGCTCTATGCTGCGTTTATCGCGCTGATCACGTTTGTCTCGAATGGGACATCCACGCACCTCCCCGAATTTATCGCGAACGCTGGTTTGCCCGTAGCGATTGGGATGCTGTGGGGTATTGGCCAGACGGGTGCACGTTTGCTAGACGTGATGGCTGGCGCGAAATTAACGCCAACGCAGCTCATGCTCATCACTGCCCTCGCCATGCCATTGTGCTTTTTGTTGGGAATAAGCAGCTCGGTGTATATCGAATCTGCCGCCGGGTTTGTTCTGGGATATGGCGCGATCAACGGCCTGGTCACGATCGTCAAAGCCACCCTCCCCCTGGAACTCTTCGCGCCTGAGGACTACGCACAGCGAACGGGCGTGCTGCTGATCCCCGCCCAGTTAATGGCTGCGATATCGCCTTTTGCGTATGCGGGATTAAACAAAGCATTAGGGGTAATCGGATCGATGTGGGTGTCGTGGGGATTAACGCTAATTATTGGCGGCCTGGCGGCAGGGATTGCCGTGAAACAAAAACAGCAATCCCTTCCGTCACGGGCAGAGAGCACAGCGCCGTAA